ATCTATCACGTTGGGTATAAACCCAACACTTTCTCCAACAAATTCCCTTGCCATCAAAACACGCCCTGCTTATACTATCAAAAAACAATATCCGCAAAAGGAGGAAAATATGCCGCTGATTCTTACCCGTAATGATGTTATGAAAGTTCTCGAGATGTCGGACTGCATGGAGGTGGTCGAGAAAGCGTTTGTCGAGCTGGCTAACGGCACCGCTGTTTTGCCGCTTCGCATACCTATCACGCCGCCGGATGGGCTGTCATTGTATATGCCCGCCTATCTCAAGGAGCTTGGCGCCTTAGCCTGCAAGGTCGTAACAGTTTATAAGAACAACCCGAAAAAACACAACCTGCCCACCACAATCGGCAAGGTCTTAGTGCAGGACCCCGCCACCGGCGATGTTGTCTGCATCATGGATGGCGGCTATCTTACCGCAGTCCGCACCGGCGCAGTTAGCGGTGCGGCAACCAAGTATCTCGCTCGCAAGAATAAGGGCCAGACTGCCGGCATATTCGGCGCCGGCGTGCAGGCTAAGATGCAGTTATGGGCAGTGGCTATCGCCCGCGACCTTGCCAAAGCCTATGTCTATGATGTATCCGCAGAAGCCGCCGGTCAGTTTAAAAGCGAAATGAGCGGCAAGCTTAACCTTGAAGTGATAGTTGCAGATTCAGCTGAACAGCTTATCAAGGAATCCGATATAATCTGCACGGCGACATCCTCGCCAACGCCCATATTCGATGGCAATACCGTTAAAGAGGGCGCGCATATTAACGGCATCGGCAGTCATACCCCGAACGCCCGCGAGCTGGATACCGCAATTATCAAGAGGTCGAAATTCATCGCTGATTCATACGAAGCCTGCCTTAAAGAAGCGGGCGATATCATGATTCCGATACAGGAAGGCGCGATTGATAAGTCGCACATACATGCCGAACTGGGCGAGATTGTAACCGGCAAGAAACCTGCTCGCGCTGATGATAAAGAGATTACGTTGTTTAAATCCAATGGCTTGGCTATTCAAGATGTAGCCACTGCTAAGCTGATTTACGACAAGGCAATCGAGGCGAAAATCGGCGTCGAGGTTGATATTTAGCAAAAATATATTGCGTGTATTAATAGGGGCGTCCGCCATTGGCGGATGCCTCTTACACATTGAGATGCAATAGCTTACATCCCGCTTTTTACAGTCGTAAAAGCCTGTTTAATATCTCAATGTGGCGATTAATCTGTTAGGCTTATCCAGCAAATCCAAAGCATCGGTAATCGAAGTTGTCAGCAGGTTGGCGGCTGCTGCAGAATCAACGGCAACTCCCTCGGTTAAGCATATCGCAATGCCTATTATAGCTGTTTTAAGCATCAACCTGTCATTAACGCCATTGCCAATGGCAATAACATTTTTTGCGCCAAGCTTTTTAATATAGGCTTCCTTTTGAATATCCTGTTTTTCATCACCGAGCAATTGCAGTTTGCAGTTAACCCCCTTAAGCGCCTGCTTTGCCCGGCCATGAGTATCGGCGGTTAAAATATGGATATCGAGGTTTCGACTGAGCTGATTCAGCCTTTCGGCAACGCCCTCGACAAGGAAACCATCTATCGACAGTGTGCCTGAAAAATCACAGACCAAGTGTTTAAGCTGGGTTGTCCCGAATCCGGGTATTTTGATATTAAGCATGGTTGTAATATTAATAAATAAATTAACGAAAAGAAATAAAAATTCCTGCAGATTAAACTTTCGGATATTTCAGAAAATCTGGCGACAATTAAAAAATTGACATCAGAAATATTATATTCTATACTGAATGCCTTATGAAAGGAACAATTATGCAAGAGCCTGAAATCACCCCCGAACTTGTCATCAAACACGGCCTCTCTGAGAATGAATACGCTGATATTTGGGAGTTTCTTGGACGAGAACCAACATATACCGAGCTTGGTATTTATTCTGTTATGTGGTCGGAGCATTGTTCATATAAGAACTCGATTGCTCAATTAAAAACATTTCCCCGCACCGGCGGACGGCTTCTAACCGAGGCTGGTGAGGAAAATGCCGGTGCAGTCGATATTGGCGACGGGCTGGCGGTTGTTTTCAAGATAGAGTCGCATAATCACCCCTCGGCGATAGAGCCATATCAGGGAGCGGCTACCGGCATCGGCGGCATTCTTCGCGATATTTTCACTATGGGAGCGCGGCCGGAGGCTGCTTTCAATTCGCTTCATTTCGGCTCGCTCGATAACCCGCATGTACGCTATATTTTCGATGGCGTCGTTCGAGGCGCTGGCGATTACGGCAACTGTTTCGGCGTGCCCGATATAGGCGGCGAGGTAATTTTCGAACCTGCTTATACCGGCAACCCTCTGATTAATGTAATGGCTCTTGGTATTGCCAAAAAATCTGACCTGCTGTCCGCCACAGCCAAAGGCGAGGGCAATCTGGTCCTGATTGTCGGCGCGCGCACAGGCCGGGATGGCATCCATGGCGCAACTTTTGCCTCGGAGGAATTATCCGATGAATCTGCCGCCAAACGACCCTCGGTGCAGATAGGCGACCCCTTTACCGAAAAGCTTTTACTTGAGGCAACGCTTGAGATAATCAAAAAGAAACTGGCGGTAGGCATTCAGGATATGGGAGCCGCCGGCATAACCTGCTCTACCTCCGAAATGTCCGCTAAGGGCGGCTGCGGTATGGAAATCGATATTGATAAAGTACCCGTTCGGGAAGAGGCAATGACTCCCTATGAGATTATGCTTTCGGAATCACAGGAGCGGATGCTGGTTGTTGCAGAACCTGAAAATCTCAAGGAAGTTCAGAGTATTTTCAAGAAATGGGGGCTTCACGCCGCGGTAATTGGCAAAGTAATCCCAGAGGATATACTTCGGATATATACACAGGGACATATATGCGCCGAAATGCCGCCCGATTCATTAGTTCTTGGCGGTAAGGCGCCGGTTTATATCAGAGAACAAAAAAAGCCAGCCTATATAGATGAGCTGGCGGCTTTTGATCCATTAACATTGCCCGAACCCGATGACTACAATGAGACATTAAAAAAACTCATGGGCGCGCCTAATATCGCCTCTAAGCGCTGGGTTTACAAACAGTACGATACATCGGTTAGAACCGGCACGGTTAATGGTCCGGGCAGTGATGCCGCCGTTATCAAAGTGAAAAAGTCAGCCAAGGGTTTGGCTATTTCCACCGATTGCAATGGGCGGTGGTGCTATCTTGATCCGTATCAGGGTGCCATGCATGCTGTTTGCGAAGCCGCTCTTAATGTTGCCTGCTCTGGCGCCGAACCGGTGGCAATTACCAACTGCCTCAATTTTGGCAATCCCTATAATCCGGAGATGTATCACGCTTTCGCAAAAGCGGTTGCCGGTATAGGCGAAACATGCCGTATTCTCGAAACACCGGTAACCGGCGGCAATGTCAGTTTCTATAACGAAGATCATCAATATACTGTCTATCCAACACCGGTAATCGGCATGGTTGGCATACTTGAGGATGTCTCCAAGCGGCTCACCTCGTTTTTCTCGGATAATGATGGCGATATTATTGCTGTTATCGGAAAAAATAAGGGCGAACTTGGCGGAACAGAATATCTTAAAACCATTCACAGCAAAATCGCTGGAAAAATTCCCGAGATATCTCCTAATCAGGTAAAGAATGCTATAAATGTTCTGGTCGAATTAGCAGATAATGAACTGCTAAAATCAACCCATGATATTTCCGATGGCGGAATCGCAGTTGCCTTAACCGAGTGCTGTTTGAAAAATGAAATAGGGGCAGCTGTTTCGCTTATGTCTGATTTGCGCGGTGATGCTATGTTGTTTGGCGAATCAAGGCCGTTAGTGATTATTTCATTCGCCCAGACCAACCGGGAACAGATTATACAAATTTGCCAGGCTAATAATATTCAGCTTGAACTCATCGGTAAAACCGGAGGCGATAATCTGGTAATCGACAATCTAATCAATTGCCCGGTTTCGGAGCTTAAGGATATTTATGAATCAGCCATTCCTCAGATGATGGAAAAGATTAGTCATTAATTTAGCAACAACTTATGCGTAAAACGTAGAATATCTTGCCCCCTTTTTTTTCTAGAATTCTGATTACAAAGTTGTTGCCTTAAAAAGCTGTATTTATTATTATATTAGGTTATTATGGTATATGAAGATGGTAATTTTAAAGAATAGAGGATAGTATGTCACATGCATACACACCCGGTTTGCGGGTAACTAAAAAGGCAAGAATTACTAAAAAACGGATTTTGCCGCTTAAAGGCGATGTCATAGTTGCCTTAGGTGATAAGGTAACACCTGATGCAGTTGTGGCGCGTACGGAAATCCCCGGACCGGTTGAACCGATTAATGTAGCCAATATTCTTGGGGTGCCGCCTGAGGATGTTCTTGATGCGATGTTGAAAAAAGAAGGGGATTATGTCGAAAAGGGCGAGGATATTGCCAAGTCCAAATCGTTTTTCGGCATGTTTACATCGGCGGCTAAGGCTAAGATTTCCGGCACAGTCGAGAGCATATCACAAATAACAGGGCAAGTACTTCTACGCGGCGCTCCACAGCCAGTTGAGGTTAAAGCCTATCTCAGCGGTGAAGTTACCGAGATTTTTGAAAATGAAGGTGTGGCGGTTACAACTTGGGGCTCATTCGTGCAGGGGATTTTCGGTATTGGCGGCGAAACTCATGGTTTGATTAAAATGATTTCAGAATCCACAGCCGGGATATTAACCGAAAAAGAAATCGATGATTCATGTAAAGGATGTATAATTGTTGGCGGTGCGCTGGTTACAGCCAATGGCCTACAAAAAGCGATTTCGGTCGGTGCAGTGGGCATAGTGGTTGGCGGTTTCAATGATAAAGACCTGCGCGACTTCTTAGGCTATGATCTGGGAGTGGCAATCACAGGCAAAGAAGATAAGGGCATCACACTGGTGGTAACCGAGGGTTTTGGCGAGATGATGATGGCTCAGAAAACATTTGACCTCTTAAAATCCAAAGAAGGGCAGATGGCTTGTATAAACGGCGCTACTCAGATTCGTGCCGGCGTGATCCGGCCTGAGGTTGTATTGCCGATAAGTGATGATATTAACCAAAAAGATGATTCTATAAATAGAGAAAATGTCGGCCTTAGCATTGGCTCGCCGGTGAGAATTATCCGGGTGCCGTATTTTGGCAAACTCGGTAAAGTTTCCGATCTTCCCTCGCCGCTGCAAAAACTCGAATCCGAATCGATGGCGCGAGTCCTTGAGGTTGAATTCCAAGATGGCTCTAAAGCGGTTATCCCCCGCGCCAATGTGGAGGCAATTGAGGAATAACAGTATTTATAATATCTGCGACAATTACATGGGCGTTCAGCAAATCCTATGGGTATTGCTTTGCGCCCCTGTTGCTATTATAGTCCTATGATGAGCTTTCAACAGATAAAATCATCAATAATCAAATTTTTAAATCCGGATAAGCAAAAATTCTATCCGCCTAATATTGTTTTCTATTGGATTGCTGTTATATTATGGGGTCTTATTTACATGTCAGCGCTTCGTCTGATGTTTTTAATAAGACATTGGAATTATACTAATGAAATACCGGCAGCCGAGATTTTATATTCATTCCTTTATGGAGTAAAATATGATTTTGTCATAGTTGGGTATATTGTATTGCCGGTTTTATTAATAAGTATCCTGCCGTTTGTCGGTTTTGAACGGTCGAGACTGACCAGAAAGATATTTCAGCCTGTTTTATATGCATTATTTGCGATAGCTTTTTTGCTTGTCCTTATCGATATCGAATACTTTGGCGAGTTTTATGAGCATCTTGGGGTATGGTTTTATATCTACTTAAACACATTCGACCTCGTCTGGTATATGATTTACGAGAGTTTTCCGGTAATTTGGTATTTAATTGGTTGGCTGCTGCTGTCAGGGATTTTTATATTTATCGCTCAGAAATTTAACTGGCTTTTCCATCAACGGCAAAAAAGCAAGCCCGTTTTACATTTGTTATATGTGGTACTGCTGTTAGCAATAGTGGTTGCTGGCATACGAGGCAGCTTAACATTGGCGCCATTGGATTGGGCGACAGCTTATCACAGCAATCACTATTTCGCTAATGAGCTGACTCTTAACGGACCATATACATTAAGCAGAAACGTTTTCGAATACAATGATGATGTCAGTAAACATAATCCCTCGAAGTATCATTTTGTTGATAGCCGCGAGGCATTAAAAACAGTTCAGAAATTGGTTGTTCAACCATCCGACAGTCTTCTTGAACCCGAGCGGTCGCTTAAAAGACAAAAAAACGTCACCGGCATAAATAGACCGCCCCAAAATATCGTATTTATTATTATGGAAAGTTGGTCGGCTTCCTACATAGGTTCGCTTGGCGGAAGCTCTTCCGTATCTCCCTGTTTCGATAGCTTAGCTGAAAAAGGATTACTGTTTGAAAATTTCTACGCCTCCGGACTGAGGACAAACAGAGGGCTTTTATCGGTATTATGTTCGTTTCCATCGCTTCCCGGCAGAACCGTGATGAAACTTTATGGTTCCTCGCATCCGTTTCTATCGATAACCGAGATTTTAGATGAATATAATTATGGTTCATATTTCATCTATGGCGGCGATATTAAATTCGATAATATAGGCGGCTTTTTCAGGATGAAAGGGTTTAAAAATATCATCAGCGTTGATGATTTCAAAAGCAGCGACATCGCCAGCAAATGGGGCGTTCCCGACCATATAATGTTTGAAAAAGCTAATAGCGCTTTTACGGAATCATACCCCGAACCGTTCATCGGAGTAATACTTACCCTTTCAAATCACAAACCGTTCGCGCCTCTCGATAAGCAGTTTGAAATATTTCCTCCGAAGGTAAAATATGCCGACCATCTAAATGTTTTCTATTATTCCGACTGGGCTTTGGGTCAGTTTTTCAAGATGGCAGAAAAGGAAAAGTATTTTAATAATACTATATTTGTGCTGGTAGGCGACCATGGTCAGATTCTCGGTCATCCCAATAAAATATTGAAGAATTTCAGAATAGCGTCATTGATTTACTGCCCCGGTCGGGATGATATCAAGCCGCGCCGAATCAAAACCGTATGCGGCCAATGTGATTTACTTCCGACCGCGCTGGGTCTTCTAAATTTGCCGGTTATTCATGAAAGCTGGGGGCGTGATATTCTAACGCTTGATTCCACCGATGACGGTTTTGCGTTTATTGATAAGGGCGACACTTACGGCTGGATAGAGAATTCATATCTATTGTGGGAAAAAGCGAATGTTCAGACGCAGTTATATCAAATCGATGGCGATGATATAAACCAGATTGAAATGGACGATAGCTTGCATGAACTAACCGAGGATATGCGCCATAAGGGACAGGCGATTCTACAACTCGAGGTGGAGATGGTTCATAATGTCGGTTTGAAAAGGGATTAACGTTTGACAGCAAATCATATTAAGCGTCATTGCCATATTTCCGGATGAATCTTTCAATCCAAGCAGCACACTTGCCTTTAACCCGCATTATTCATAAAAAATATAAGAAAGTCATTGCTTCACCTCTGGCAGACGCCATAGGCGGAGCAATGACTAAGCTACACATTGCAGCATCACATGCTATGTTTATGAATAATCCGTGTCAAATTATTGTTTCAAAGTTTAACAAAATAATCATCACTACCATATATTAAGCCGAAAAAGGAATATAGGTTTTGATTGCTAATTTGTTACTTATTGAAAGGATATAGTTCTGTGCTATATCTGGATTTCAATAATTAAACCATGGATTTTGAAACAAGTAGAGTGACAAACTATGATAACAACAGATAACAAAAATACGATGAAACAACCGGTAATTGAAACAGATGAATATCTAAAACAAGATAACAGTCCGGAACGAGAAAATATTGAGTGTAAGCAGTTTGGAAATATTTTTGAATGGCAAAAAATCGAGTGGCTAACAGCTTTTGCTTTCTTTGCTTTTTGTTTATTTTTATGGGCTAATGAGTATTTTGATATAATTAACTTTCTGTTAAATAAGCCATTAACCCCTTTTAACTGGCCAGAGGCGCTTATTGAAACACTGATTATCGCTATCATCGGCAACTTTGTGTTAACGAAACTTAACCGCGATATCAAAGCGCGCATGCAAAAGGAAAAAGAATTCCTGCAGAAAGCTGAGAACGATTGGCGCGATTCATTCAACTCCTTAGAAGATATTATGATTATCATTGATAAAGACTACAATATAGAAAATATAAATGATAGCGGACTAAAAATTCTTGGCAAGAGCAGGAAGGAAGTAATAGGTAAAAAATGTTATAATATCGTTCACAATATCGAGAGTCCGGCTGATTATTGTCCTTTCAAGAAGACGCTGAAAACAAAAGCCATAGAACAAACAGAACAATATGAAAAGGTGTTTGGAAAATATTTCTCACTGAAGTGTTCCCCTGTCTTTGATGTAAACGGAAATATAGTGAAATGTGTAGAATTAGCGAGGGATATCACCAAACGCAAGCAGGCTGAAACAGAAAAAGGTGTATTGCATACTCAGCTTTTGCAATCGGAGAAGATGGCATCTATTGGGCAGCTTGCCGCCGGTGTTGCCCATGAGATCAATAACCCCGTAGGTTATGTTTATTCTAACCTCAATACTATGAATAAGTATCTCTGGAAGATACAAAAATATCTCAGCACTCTTGAAAACCAGGACTCCGAAGCTAAAGAACAATTTGATGAAATTATCACTGATTTTGGCGATGCTATAAGCGAATCACTTGAAGGCGCCGACAGAGTTAAAAAAATCGTTGCTGATCTTAAAAGCTTCTCACATGTCGATAAAGACAAAAGCGAACTTGCAGATATTAACAAAGGTTTGGAAAGCACATTAAATATCGTCTGGAATCAATTGAAATACACCTGCAAAGTCGAAAAAGAGTTCGGCAATCTGCCGGTTTTATACTGCAATATCAACCAGCTAAATCAAGTATTTCTAAACATCCTGGTTAATGCCGGTCAGGCAATCACCGGCAGTTCAGGCTTGATAAAGATAAAAACCTGGGCTGATGAAAAGAACATTTACATATCTATCATGGACAACGGAGCAGGAATCCCGCAGGAAAATTTGGAAAAAATCTTTGATCCTTTCTTTACAACTAAGGAAGTTGGCAAAGGCACCGGACTGGGTTTGAGTTTGTCATTTGAAATTATAAAGAAACACAATGGTAAAGTCGATATAAAGAGTGAAGTTGGAGTCGGGAGCGAATTTATTATCACCCTGCCAATAACGGAGGCTGAACATGAGCACAGTAAAAACCCAACAACCTGATAAGGCCGTAGAGTTATCAAAAAAACAAAGCGAATTATATGCGCAGATGATTGATAAAATTCAGGTCGGGATTGTGCTTATTGAACCTGAAACAAAAATTATCTCTGATGTTAATAATACTGCCGCCGAAATGATTGGCGCTCCAAAAGAACAGATTATCGGGAAAATCTGCCATGAGTATATCTGCCCGGCCGAGAAAGGAAAGTGCCCGATTACAGACCTTGGGCAGAAAGTTAACAACACAGAACGAACGCTGTTGACTGCTGATGGTGAAAGCGTACCTGTTCTCAAAACAGTAACTGCTGTTAGGCTTAGCGGTAAAGAGTATATACTGGATACTTTTGTTGATATTGTAAAACGCAAAAAATCAGAAGAGTTATCAAAAGAGAATGAAGAAAAATTTCGCGCCATATCCGATAATATTAATGATTCTGTAATTATGATTGATAATAACGGCGAAATTACCTTCTGGAATAGAGCCTCAGAGAAGCTGTTTGGCTACTTGCCTGAAGAGGCAATTGGCAAAGACTGCCATGAATTAATTGCGCCTAAAGTATATCATGAAGATCAGACAAAGGGTTTTTCAAAGTTTAAAAATACCGGAACCGGCGATGCAATCGGCAAAACATTGCGGCTAACCGCATTGAAAAAAGACGGCGCTGAATTTCCTGTGGAATTATCCATATCTCCCCTAAAAATCAAGAACTCATGGCATGCAGTCGGCATTCTCCGCGATATAACCACCGACATTCAAGCGCATGAAATTCAAGCTGAAATTATCACCCGGTTTACAACTATGATTAACACAGTTCCGTCAATGATGTATCTTAAAGATATTGAGAATCGCTATATGATAGTGAATAAACTGTTTTGCTTAAATGTTAGCAAAACCGTAGATGAAATTATCGGTAAAACCGATTATGATCTTTATCCTAAGGAGGAAGCTGAAAAGTATCATGTCGAAGATAAAAGGGTCATAGAAGAAAATATTGAAATCATCAATGAAGAAGTATTCGAAAAAGACAATCAGGGCGAAATACGATGGCTATCTAAAACAAAAATTCCCTTAGTTGATAATCAAAACGAGGTTAAAGGCGTTGTCGCCTTAATTCAAGACATTACCGAACATCATC
The DNA window shown above is from Candidatus Zixiibacteriota bacterium and carries:
- a CDS encoding ATPase P — encoded protein: MLNIKIPGFGTTQLKHLVCDFSGTLSIDGFLVEGVAERLNQLSRNLDIHILTADTHGRAKQALKGVNCKLQLLGDEKQDIQKEAYIKKLGAKNVIAIGNGVNDRLMLKTAIIGIAICLTEGVAVDSAAAANLLTTSITDALDLLDKPNRLIATLRY
- the purL gene encoding phosphoribosylformylglycinamidine synthase subunit PurL, with the protein product MKGTIMQEPEITPELVIKHGLSENEYADIWEFLGREPTYTELGIYSVMWSEHCSYKNSIAQLKTFPRTGGRLLTEAGEENAGAVDIGDGLAVVFKIESHNHPSAIEPYQGAATGIGGILRDIFTMGARPEAAFNSLHFGSLDNPHVRYIFDGVVRGAGDYGNCFGVPDIGGEVIFEPAYTGNPLINVMALGIAKKSDLLSATAKGEGNLVLIVGARTGRDGIHGATFASEELSDESAAKRPSVQIGDPFTEKLLLEATLEIIKKKLAVGIQDMGAAGITCSTSEMSAKGGCGMEIDIDKVPVREEAMTPYEIMLSESQERMLVVAEPENLKEVQSIFKKWGLHAAVIGKVIPEDILRIYTQGHICAEMPPDSLVLGGKAPVYIREQKKPAYIDELAAFDPLTLPEPDDYNETLKKLMGAPNIASKRWVYKQYDTSVRTGTVNGPGSDAAVIKVKKSAKGLAISTDCNGRWCYLDPYQGAMHAVCEAALNVACSGAEPVAITNCLNFGNPYNPEMYHAFAKAVAGIGETCRILETPVTGGNVSFYNEDHQYTVYPTPVIGMVGILEDVSKRLTSFFSDNDGDIIAVIGKNKGELGGTEYLKTIHSKIAGKIPEISPNQVKNAINVLVELADNELLKSTHDISDGGIAVALTECCLKNEIGAAVSLMSDLRGDAMLFGESRPLVIISFAQTNREQIIQICQANNIQLELIGKTGGDNLVIDNLINCPVSELKDIYESAIPQMMEKISH
- a CDS encoding sulfatase-like hydrolase/transferase, which translates into the protein MMSFQQIKSSIIKFLNPDKQKFYPPNIVFYWIAVILWGLIYMSALRLMFLIRHWNYTNEIPAAEILYSFLYGVKYDFVIVGYIVLPVLLISILPFVGFERSRLTRKIFQPVLYALFAIAFLLVLIDIEYFGEFYEHLGVWFYIYLNTFDLVWYMIYESFPVIWYLIGWLLLSGIFIFIAQKFNWLFHQRQKSKPVLHLLYVVLLLAIVVAGIRGSLTLAPLDWATAYHSNHYFANELTLNGPYTLSRNVFEYNDDVSKHNPSKYHFVDSREALKTVQKLVVQPSDSLLEPERSLKRQKNVTGINRPPQNIVFIIMESWSASYIGSLGGSSSVSPCFDSLAEKGLLFENFYASGLRTNRGLLSVLCSFPSLPGRTVMKLYGSSHPFLSITEILDEYNYGSYFIYGGDIKFDNIGGFFRMKGFKNIISVDDFKSSDIASKWGVPDHIMFEKANSAFTESYPEPFIGVILTLSNHKPFAPLDKQFEIFPPKVKYADHLNVFYYSDWALGQFFKMAEKEKYFNNTIFVLVGDHGQILGHPNKILKNFRIASLIYCPGRDDIKPRRIKTVCGQCDLLPTALGLLNLPVIHESWGRDILTLDSTDDGFAFIDKGDTYGWIENSYLLWEKANVQTQLYQIDGDDINQIEMDDSLHELTEDMRHKGQAILQLEVEMVHNVGLKRD
- a CDS encoding PAS domain S-box protein; the encoded protein is MITTDNKNTMKQPVIETDEYLKQDNSPERENIECKQFGNIFEWQKIEWLTAFAFFAFCLFLWANEYFDIINFLLNKPLTPFNWPEALIETLIIAIIGNFVLTKLNRDIKARMQKEKEFLQKAENDWRDSFNSLEDIMIIIDKDYNIENINDSGLKILGKSRKEVIGKKCYNIVHNIESPADYCPFKKTLKTKAIEQTEQYEKVFGKYFSLKCSPVFDVNGNIVKCVELARDITKRKQAETEKGVLHTQLLQSEKMASIGQLAAGVAHEINNPVGYVYSNLNTMNKYLWKIQKYLSTLENQDSEAKEQFDEIITDFGDAISESLEGADRVKKIVADLKSFSHVDKDKSELADINKGLESTLNIVWNQLKYTCKVEKEFGNLPVLYCNINQLNQVFLNILVNAGQAITGSSGLIKIKTWADEKNIYISIMDNGAGIPQENLEKIFDPFFTTKEVGKGTGLGLSLSFEIIKKHNGKVDIKSEVGVGSEFIITLPITEAEHEHSKNPTT
- a CDS encoding PAS domain S-box protein; protein product: MSTVKTQQPDKAVELSKKQSELYAQMIDKIQVGIVLIEPETKIISDVNNTAAEMIGAPKEQIIGKICHEYICPAEKGKCPITDLGQKVNNTERTLLTADGESVPVLKTVTAVRLSGKEYILDTFVDIVKRKKSEELSKENEEKFRAISDNINDSVIMIDNNGEITFWNRASEKLFGYLPEEAIGKDCHELIAPKVYHEDQTKGFSKFKNTGTGDAIGKTLRLTALKKDGAEFPVELSISPLKIKNSWHAVGILRDITTDIQAHEIQAEIITRFTTMINTVPSMMYLKDIENRYMIVNKLFCLNVSKTVDEIIGKTDYDLYPKEEAEKYHVEDKRVIEENIEIINEEVFEKDNQGEIRWLSKTKIPLVDNQNEVKGVVALIQDITEHHRNRDQLIQSDKLAAIGTLAAGVAHEINNPIGYINSNLNTMGKYLNKIVKFFDDNKAKDSEDNEYIKEIIDDFNNAVDESKEGTERVKKIVADLKSFSRVDRAEKENTDINDGIKSTLNIVWNELKYNCKVEKEFGDLPDLFCMPNQLNQVFMNLLINAGQSITDKSGLIKIKTWADDNNIYVSIKDNGCGISEKSLKKIFEPFFTTKEVGKGTGLGLSLVFDIIKKHNGKIDVKSEVGVGTEFIITLPLEGIEDA